From a single Pseudoalteromonas nigrifaciens genomic region:
- a CDS encoding PKD domain-containing protein: MYYRTFLLASSALFISACGGSGSDETAVISTNKIPSLSITNIKNDIVKGQTIDLNATVDDADGVISSVVWEQTAGLKVLNAPVNASSITITLPDAQSHAAMEYAFSVTATDNEGLPTLKL, translated from the coding sequence ATGTACTATAGAACTTTTTTACTAGCAAGCTCTGCTTTGTTTATCAGTGCTTGCGGTGGCTCTGGCTCAGATGAGACAGCAGTTATAAGCACAAATAAAATCCCCTCCCTATCAATAACCAATATCAAAAACGATATAGTTAAAGGTCAAACTATTGATTTAAATGCAACAGTTGACGATGCCGATGGCGTTATCAGTAGTGTTGTGTGGGAACAAACTGCGGGGCTTAAAGTACTTAATGCACCTGTAAATGCCAGTAGTATCACTATTACTTTACCAGATGCGCAAAGCCATGCAGCAATGGAGTACGCTTTTAGCGTAACGGCAACCGATAATGAAGGGCTACCAACGTTAAAACTGTGA
- a CDS encoding DUF1800 family protein — protein MDETAAARILQQGSMGPTLSEIRQAQGLSEQQWLEQQMALPINYHRGYLVKSPDENKFQYINRIDAWWKGGLHSNDQLRQRVAFALSQILVVSDASSNVGNQPEGMITYYDILLKHAFGNYRERLEDVTLSPIMGTFLSHLGNEKANDELNIRPDENYAREVMQLLTIGLEELNLDATPKLDAQGNTIATYGQAQIEGFARVFTGWTFAASETFKKKNVIM, from the coding sequence ATGGATGAAACTGCTGCCGCACGTATATTACAGCAAGGCAGTATGGGCCCCACATTAAGTGAAATACGCCAAGCTCAAGGGTTAAGCGAACAGCAGTGGCTTGAGCAACAAATGGCGTTACCAATTAACTACCATCGTGGTTATTTAGTGAAAAGCCCTGATGAAAACAAATTTCAGTATATTAATAGGATTGATGCGTGGTGGAAGGGGGGGTTGCATAGCAACGATCAACTACGCCAACGTGTTGCCTTTGCATTGAGTCAAATATTGGTTGTATCGGATGCAAGTAGTAATGTAGGTAATCAGCCCGAGGGCATGATCACTTACTACGATATTTTGCTTAAACATGCTTTTGGTAACTATAGAGAGCGACTAGAAGACGTAACGCTGTCGCCAATTATGGGTACTTTTTTAAGCCATTTAGGGAATGAAAAGGCAAATGATGAGCTTAATATTCGCCCAGATGAAAACTACGCCCGCGAAGTAATGCAGTTACTTACAATAGGCCTTGAAGAGTTAAATTTAGACGCTACTCCAAAGCTTGATGCGCAAGGTAATACAATTGCCACCTACGGTCAGGCTCAAATAGAAGGATTTGCGCGCGTTTTTACTGGGTGGACATTTGCAGCTAGTGAAACTTTTAAGAAAAAAAACGTGATTATGTAA
- a CDS encoding DUF1800 family protein: MKAFSEYHSSKQKTLLNGEIIPEGYGPEETLQIALDNLFNHNNVAPFISKQLIQRLITSNPTPQYVTRVARVFNDNGAGVRGDLAAVIKAIYLDDARHFGSVLNYQGKLKEPLITTIQFWRNLDAKTGNGYYNTWGLYNTYGQGPMKSPSVFNFYRPDYQPVYLRSDGLVAPELQIANDSTIIGIMNKHFADLVWNAAEGKTSLSPKLLYVYIKNDMNHLKNYGIESLLDQYNVLYFAGSMSHETRQALLDLSAYFIDNQDRQRVSYLLYMIAISPEFNLQY, encoded by the coding sequence ATGAAAGCGTTTAGCGAGTATCACTCTAGTAAACAAAAAACATTGTTAAATGGCGAAATTATCCCCGAGGGCTACGGACCAGAAGAAACACTGCAAATAGCGCTCGATAACCTATTTAATCACAATAATGTAGCGCCATTTATTAGTAAACAACTCATACAGCGTTTAATTACCTCAAACCCAACACCGCAATATGTTACCCGTGTTGCTCGTGTTTTTAATGATAACGGCGCTGGAGTACGAGGAGATTTAGCCGCGGTAATAAAGGCTATTTATTTAGATGATGCACGCCATTTTGGCAGTGTTTTAAATTATCAAGGGAAACTAAAAGAGCCACTGATAACCACAATACAGTTTTGGCGAAATCTAGATGCTAAAACCGGTAACGGTTATTACAACACGTGGGGTTTATACAATACCTATGGACAGGGGCCAATGAAGTCGCCCTCAGTATTTAACTTTTACAGGCCCGATTACCAACCTGTTTATTTACGTAGTGATGGCTTAGTTGCTCCAGAGTTACAAATAGCAAATGACTCTACAATAATTGGCATAATGAATAAGCACTTTGCAGATTTAGTGTGGAATGCGGCTGAAGGAAAAACATCTTTAAGTCCAAAATTACTATACGTCTATATTAAAAACGATATGAACCATCTAAAAAATTATGGCATAGAGTCGTTACTTGATCAGTACAATGTGTTGTATTTTGCCGGTTCAATGAGCCACGAAACACGCCAGGCGTTACTCGATTTAAGTGCCTATTTTATTGATAATCAAGATCGTCAGCGGGTATCGTATTTACTTTATATGATTGCTATTTCACCTGAATTTAATTTGCAGTATTAG